The Pseudomonas sp. B21-023 genomic interval GATCGCGCCGCGTTGGCGCACAACGGAACGGGGAACCACGGGCACTCCTTTGCCGGCCTGTGGCCCGGCAGCGCGGCGGCGGTGCAAGGAGTGTAGTCAAGGTGATGGCAAGTTGCCTTGATCGAAGTGCCTCGCCCAAGCGGCGCATCGCAGGGGCGGGGCAGCGGGTTTGCCCCGCGATCAGGGACTCAATGTGGCGGGTAGTTGCTCAGTACCTGGGTCACGGTCTTCTGGATCGCCGCGTTGCGTTCCTGCGGGCTGGGCGGGTAGTTGTTCATGATCTGCTCGGCGCTGCCACGCCACACCAGCTTGCCGTCACGCCCGTCGAACAGGTCGACCTGGATGGTCGCCACCTTGTAGTCGACGCTGCGGGTCTCGTTGTACATCGGCCCGCCCCAGTAGCCTCCCCAGTAACCCCCCCAGGCGCCGCCGTAGTTGGTGGTGATCTGCTGTTGGCGATCTTCGACGATCAGGTAGGCGCGCACCTTCACATCGGCCCGGGCACTGCCCTGGACCGGGCGCAGGCCACGCTGGTCGAGCTGGCCGGCGACCGCCTGGCGGATGCGCTGCTCGGTCAGGTCGCTCTTGATCCGTGGATCGTCCGGACGGTATTGCAGGGCCGGCTCCTGCCAGGCCCAACTGCGGTAGGCGGCGAAGTCGCGGCTGGCATCGAAGTCCTGCTGCACGTTGTTACTCGAACAGGCCGCCAGCAGCAGGGCGAAGGACAGAAGTACGAGACGGCGCAACATGATGGTTCTCCGTAAAGGGTCAGCTGGGAGGATAGCCGCTCATCGCCTTGCTCACCGACTCGCGCAGGGCGCTTTCGCGTTCACGCGGCGAGTCTTTGTCGCTGCCGCTTTCGGCGCTGGCGCTCCACACCGGCTGGCCGTTGCGGGCATCGAACAGGTCGATGCGCACCACCATCACCTCGACCTGGTAGGTGCGCACGATCGGCACGCTGCCATAGGCGCCATAACCATTGCGGTAGCCGCCGTAGCCGACGTTGCCATAGGGGTAGGGGCCGTAATAGGGATCGTAGTCGTAGTCGCGCACCTGGCGCAGGCGCCGCTCCAGGCGCACGTCGGCGCTGACCAGCAGGTCGGCAGGGGCATTGTGGGCCGGGCGCAGGCCGTGCTGGTCGAGGGCGCTGCTCACCGCGTCGGCCAGCTGGCCCGGCGTGGCGTTCGCCAGGCCGCCGGGGGGCTGGCTGTTGCGCCAGCTCCAGCTGCGGTAACGGCCATAGTCGCGCGGTGGCGTGGGGTAGGCGCTGGCGTCGAAAGTGCCGGCGGCCTGGGGCGGTGCCGGTGGCAGCGGCTTGCCGCTGGCGACATAGGGGTTGCTGCCCTGGCAGGCGGCCAGGGCAAGGGGGAGCAGGGCCAGGCAGAACAGACGGTACGGCATGTATCCTCCTGGCGGGCGGGTCAGTGGGGTCGGCAGATCCAGTGCAGGTAACGACCCAAGCCGGCGAAGCTGGGGTGGCGCCGGTGCGCCAGCTCCATCTCCAGCAGGTCGAGTAGCTCGGCCTTGGCCTGGAACTCCTTGGGCATGTAGTCGTGGAACACCCGCACGCCGCTTTCGCTTTCGACCTGCCACATGGGATCAAGTTGCGCCTTGAGCTCGCGTGGATCAAGTGGTTTCTGTGGCGTCAGGCTCTGCTTCTCGCCGGCCAGGCGGTTGTGCCGCAGCTTGCGGAAATGCCCCTTGAGCAGGTTGCGGTAGACCAGCGCGTCGCGGTTGTAGAAGGCCAGCGACAGCCAGCCGCCCGGCGCGGTCAGCTGGTGCAGCACCGGCAGGATGCTTTCGGGTTCGGCCAGCCATTCGAGCACCGCGTGGCACAGCACCAGGTCGTAGGGCTCGGTGAGCTGGCCAAGCAGGTCCTGCCAGGGGGCCTGGATGAACGTGGCCTGCTGGCCGGCCTCGGCGAAGCGCGCACGGGCGCCGTCGAGCATCGGCGCGGCGGGCTCGGCGAGAGTCAGTTGGTGGCCACGCTGGGCCAGCCACAGGGCCATGTGGCCCAGGCCGGCGCCGATGTCGAGCACCCGCAGCGGGCGCTCGGGCAACGTTTCGGCCAGGTCGGCCTGGAGCACCGCCAGGCGGATCGCCCCCTTGGCGCCGCCATAGATCTTCTCGGCGAAGCGGCTGGCCAGTTCATCGAAATGACGGTCGTTCATTTGGCGAAGCGCCTTTCGCTGTCGGCGAGTTTGGCCCGCACCACCTCGTTCATGTCCAGGCCAAGTTCGCTGCACAACAGCAGCAGGTAGAGGACGATATCGCCCACTTCCTGGCCGGCGTGGGCAAGCTGGTCGGCAGGCAGCTGGCGGGACTGGTCTTCGCTCAGCCACTGGAAGATCTCCACCAGCTCGGCCATTTCGACGCTGGCGGCCATGGCCAGGTTCTTCGGGCTGTGGAAAACCCGCCAGTCGTTGGTGTCGCGGATGCGGTGCAGGCGTTCGGTCAGTTCTTGCAGGTTCATCGGGGTCTCCTCGTGGCGCATAGCTTCCGGCGAGGTTCCTTGCAAAGCAAGCCCGATCAGCGTGCGCGCCAGCTGCCAACCATGTGCACCAGCCCGCCGTGGCCATCCAGGCGCAGCTCGCCGGCCGGCCCTGCCGCGCTGGCGCTCAGCACTACCTCCGACGGCAGGCGCACCGGCTTGTGGAAGTCCACCGCGAATTCATATCCGGCTTTAGGCAGGTGTCCCTGCAGCGCCGCCAGCGCCATGGCCTTGCTCCACATGCCATGGGCGATGGCCTTGGGGAAACCGAACAGACGTGCGCTGAGGCTGCTCAGGTGGATCGGGTTGTAGTCGCCGCAGACCCTGGCATAGCGCCGGCCGATGTCGCTGTCGGCGTACCAGCGGGTGGTCTCTGGCAGCGCAACGGGTGCTTCTGTGGTAGCGGTGGTGGCCTGTTGCTCGAGCTTGAGGCCGCGCACCAGCATGCGGCTGGTCTCGCGCCAGAGCAGCCCGAGCCCGTCCTCGGCTTCGGTCACCAGGTCGAAAGTGCCACCCTTTTCGTGAGGCTGCAGGTTGTCGGCGTACACCACGAAGTGCAGCCCATCGATGCCGCCCAGCGGGCGCAGCACCTGCAGGCTGTTGTGCAGGTGAACCAGCCCGAGCAGGGGGAAGGGGAAGTCGTCGCCGGTAAGCAACTGCAATTGCAGGCTGAAGGCCATGACGTGTGGGTAGGTGCCGGGCAGGCGGCCGTCATCGGCGAAGTGGCAGAGCCGACGATAGGCCGCCAGGTTGGCGCCGTCGACCCGCAGGTAGCAGCGCAGGCCTGTCTCCGGTAGCTGGCTGCCACGGATCTTGCGTTTGCCCAGGGCGCGCAGGTAGAGGTTCAGGCGTGAGTCGGGGCTGTGCAGGTCGTGCCAAGGTCGGGTCATGGTCAGGCTCCCATCAAGGCCTGGCCGCAGACCCGCAGGGCCTGGCCGTTGACCGCGCCGGAACCTGGCTGGCTGAGCCAGGCGATGGCCTCGGCGACATCCTGCGGCAAGCCGCCCTGGCCGAGTGAACTCAGGCGCCGGCCGGCCTCGCGCAGGCCCATGGGCATGGCCGCGGTCATGTGCGTTTCGATAAAGCCCGGCGCCACGGCGTTGATACTGGCGCCCTGTTCGGCCAGGCGCGGCGCCCAGGCCTGGGCGAAACCAATCAGCCCAGCCTTGCTGGCCGCATAGTTGGACTGGCCGCGGTTGCCGGCGATGCCGCTGACCGAGGCGAGCAGGGTGATGCGGGCGTCGCGGTGCAGCTTGCCACCCTCGAACAGTGCCTGGGTCAGCACCTGCGGGGCCTTGAGGTTGACGGCCAGCACCGCGTCCCAGTATTCCGGGGTCATGTTGGCAAGGGTCTTG includes:
- a CDS encoding DUF4136 domain-containing protein — translated: MLRRLVLLSFALLLAACSSNNVQQDFDASRDFAAYRSWAWQEPALQYRPDDPRIKSDLTEQRIRQAVAGQLDQRGLRPVQGSARADVKVRAYLIVEDRQQQITTNYGGAWGGYWGGYWGGPMYNETRSVDYKVATIQVDLFDGRDGKLVWRGSAEQIMNNYPPSPQERNAAIQKTVTQVLSNYPPH
- a CDS encoding DUF4136 domain-containing protein, translated to MPYRLFCLALLPLALAACQGSNPYVASGKPLPPAPPQAAGTFDASAYPTPPRDYGRYRSWSWRNSQPPGGLANATPGQLADAVSSALDQHGLRPAHNAPADLLVSADVRLERRLRQVRDYDYDPYYGPYPYGNVGYGGYRNGYGAYGSVPIVRTYQVEVMVVRIDLFDARNGQPVWSASAESGSDKDSPRERESALRESVSKAMSGYPPS
- a CDS encoding methyltransferase domain-containing protein, translated to MNDRHFDELASRFAEKIYGGAKGAIRLAVLQADLAETLPERPLRVLDIGAGLGHMALWLAQRGHQLTLAEPAAPMLDGARARFAEAGQQATFIQAPWQDLLGQLTEPYDLVLCHAVLEWLAEPESILPVLHQLTAPGGWLSLAFYNRDALVYRNLLKGHFRKLRHNRLAGEKQSLTPQKPLDPRELKAQLDPMWQVESESGVRVFHDYMPKEFQAKAELLDLLEMELAHRRHPSFAGLGRYLHWICRPH
- a CDS encoding MazG-like family protein, with product MNLQELTERLHRIRDTNDWRVFHSPKNLAMAASVEMAELVEIFQWLSEDQSRQLPADQLAHAGQEVGDIVLYLLLLCSELGLDMNEVVRAKLADSERRFAK
- a CDS encoding MaoC family dehydratase, which encodes MTRPWHDLHSPDSRLNLYLRALGKRKIRGSQLPETGLRCYLRVDGANLAAYRRLCHFADDGRLPGTYPHVMAFSLQLQLLTGDDFPFPLLGLVHLHNSLQVLRPLGGIDGLHFVVYADNLQPHEKGGTFDLVTEAEDGLGLLWRETSRMLVRGLKLEQQATTATTEAPVALPETTRWYADSDIGRRYARVCGDYNPIHLSSLSARLFGFPKAIAHGMWSKAMALAALQGHLPKAGYEFAVDFHKPVRLPSEVVLSASAAGPAGELRLDGHGGLVHMVGSWRAR